The Deinobacterium chartae DNA segment GCCCACGCAGGCGTAGCGCGCGCGCATCGCCTCGAGGCGGGCCGCGAGGTGCTCGCCGAGCTCGAGGACGTGCGCGAAGACGTTTTCCTGTTCGTACACCGCCAGATTGGCGACGGCGGCCGCGCAGCTGACCGGGTGGCCCGAGTAGGTCAGGCCGCCGAAAAGCATGTGGCTCTCGAAGAACTGCGCGATGTCCTCGGACACGATCACGGCTCCCAGCGGCATGTAGCCGCTGGTGAGGCCCTTGGCGCAGGTGACGATGTCGGGCTTGATGCCGTAATGCTGGGTGGCCAGCCACGTTCCGGTGCGCCCGAAGCCGCTCATCACCTCGTCGTCGATCAGCAAGATGCCGTACTTGTCGCACAGCGCGCGCAGGCGCGGGTAGTAGTCGTCGGGCGGGACCAGCAGGCCGTTGCTGCCGGTGATGCCTTCGACCATGATCGCGGCGATCGAGTGCGGCCCTTCCATCTGGATCACCTCCTCGATGTGGGTCACGCACTCGCGCCCGCAGCTGTCCGGGGTCTTGCCGAAAGGGCAGCGGTAGCAGTAGGGGTCAAAGACCCGCACGATGCCGGGAATACCGGGCTCGACCGGCCAGCGGCGCGGGTCGCCCGAGGCGGTCATGGCTCCCATGGTGGCCCCGTGGTACGAGCGGTAACGGGTGATGATCTTGTCGCGCCCGGTGTAGAGCCGGGCGATCTTCATGGCGTTCTCGTTGGCCTCGGCACCTCCCAGGGTAAAGAAGGACTTGGCGAGCCCGGTCACCTCGGCGAGCTTGCGGCCCAGCTGACCGCGCGGTTCGGTCGCGAAGCTCGGGCCCGCAAAACACAGCTGGTCCACCTGCCGCTTGATCGCCTCGAGGACCTGCGGGTGCTGGTGCCCGATGTTGAGGTTGATCAGTTGCGCGCTGAAATCCAGCCAGGTGTTGCCGTCGCCGTCAAAAAAGTGGCTGCCCCGACCCCCGGTCATGTGAATCGGCTGCAACTGGTTTTGTACCGACCACGAGAACAGGGTGTAGTCGCGGTTTTCCTGAACGACCCTGCTGCTGTCCGACATACCTGCCCTCCTGACGAGAAAACGGCGGCTTTTCCCGGCGGTTGCGGGAACGGTGGCGATGTTCGAGATTCGTCCTCATGGTAGGTCGCGCCCGAAGGCGGGCACAAGAGACACAGTGTCCAACCCCAGCGGCTCGGTCCCGCCCTCACGGGCCAGCTCGAGCGCGAGCAGCAGCCCCAGGCGGCGGCGCGAATCGTTGAGGTCACCGAGCATGCCACGCAACTGCTCGAGGCGGTAGTACACGGTCTGACGGCGCACGCCCAGCAGCCTCGAGGCCTCGGCCATGTTGAACTGCGTGTGCAGCAGCGCTCCCAGGGTGCCCAGCAGCGTGGCGCGGGTACGGGCGGGCAGGCTCAGCAGCGGGCCGAGCTGCGCCTGCAAGAAGGCGTGGCTGCGTCCGGTCTCGGCCAGCGCGTCGAGGACCGGACCCAGCCCGGCGGCCCCATGGGGGCGCGTGTGCGGCTGCAAGATCCGGGCGTGCGCGGCCCGGGTGAGGTCGGCAAAGCGCACCTCGTGCCGGAAGACCAGCACGGGCAGGCCGCACATGCGGGCGCTGCGCAGCACCTCGGGCGGCACCTCGCGCAGGCCCTGCACCAGTTCCAGCACCAGACCGGCCGCGCCCGCCTCGGCCAGCGAGCGCGCGTAATCGGCGTGAGCGGCGGGTGCGGCGCGGCTCAGCTCGAGGCCGGTGGTGAGCAGCAGTTCGCCGCCGGACAAAAAACGGTGCGCGTCCAGCACCTCGCAGACGTGCACCCAGGTGACCGGAACCTCGAAACCGTCGCCGGGCGCGCAGCGCACCTCGACCCCGGCGAAAGCGGGCAGGGCCAGGATCTCGCGCAGGGTCGGCAACACGCTAGCCCTCCCGAGTGAGCCAGCGCATGGTCTTGTCCGCCAAGCGGTCGAGTGCTCGCACGCTGGCCTCGAGGTGCACCTCGAGGGTGTCCTCGATGCGGTTGTGCGAGATGCCGTACAGGCTCTGCACAAACATCATCACGGTGGGAACCCCGGCCCGCGCCACCTCGGCGGCGTCGTGCAGCGGCCCCGAGGGCAAGCGGTGCGCGGTGCCGCTGGCCTCCAGAATGGCCGCCTCGCAGGCATCGATCAGGTCCGGGT contains these protein-coding regions:
- a CDS encoding PucR family transcriptional regulator ligand-binding domain-containing protein gives rise to the protein MLPTLREILALPAFAGVEVRCAPGDGFEVPVTWVHVCEVLDAHRFLSGGELLLTTGLELSRAAPAAHADYARSLAEAGAAGLVLELVQGLREVPPEVLRSARMCGLPVLVFRHEVRFADLTRAAHARILQPHTRPHGAAGLGPVLDALAETGRSHAFLQAQLGPLLSLPARTRATLLGTLGALLHTQFNMAEASRLLGVRRQTVYYRLEQLRGMLGDLNDSRRRLGLLLALELAREGGTEPLGLDTVSLVPAFGRDLP
- a CDS encoding aminotransferase class III-fold pyridoxal phosphate-dependent enzyme, which translates into the protein MSDSSRVVQENRDYTLFSWSVQNQLQPIHMTGGRGSHFFDGDGNTWLDFSAQLINLNIGHQHPQVLEAIKRQVDQLCFAGPSFATEPRGQLGRKLAEVTGLAKSFFTLGGAEANENAMKIARLYTGRDKIITRYRSYHGATMGAMTASGDPRRWPVEPGIPGIVRVFDPYCYRCPFGKTPDSCGRECVTHIEEVIQMEGPHSIAAIMVEGITGSNGLLVPPDDYYPRLRALCDKYGILLIDDEVMSGFGRTGTWLATQHYGIKPDIVTCAKGLTSGYMPLGAVIVSEDIAQFFESHMLFGGLTYSGHPVSCAAAVANLAVYEQENVFAHVLELGEHLAARLEAMRARYACVGDVRCKGLFSVLELVRDKASKEPLAPFNGSSPEMGLLAGHLKSRHLYAFSRFNMLWVCPPLVITREELDHGLNVIEEALARVDQALLPQTAATL